From Micromonas commoda chromosome 3, complete sequence, a single genomic window includes:
- a CDS encoding H+-translocating pyrophosphatase family (proton (vacuolar); H+-PPase), with protein MFGRVGGGIYTKAADVGADLAGKVVAGIPEDDPRNPATIADNVGDNVGDVAGMGSDLFGSFGEATCAALVIAAQSHDLVSAGWDTLIFPLYISSVGILVCIATSFVATDFRPVRSEASIEEVLKTQLTLSTVGMTCVTMGPMSAFCCIAAGLWGGLIIGFVTEYYTSHSYSPVREVARSTETGAATNIIYGLALGYKSTIIPVGILAGIVFVAFSLMDMYGVALAALGMLGTLSTCLAIDVYGPICDNAGGIAEMAELPEAVREKTDALDAAGNTTAAIGKGFAIGSAALVSLALTAAFVTRTEVLENGVNLLNPTVFAFLLVGSMLPYWFSAMTMKSVGIAAMEMVKEVKRQFDTIPGLLEGTPGHAPPDHARCIKISTDASLREMVPPAILVMTAPILTGMFFGVEAVVGLLAGGMASGVQLAISASNTGGAWDNAKKYVEKGGLYIDMPKRDEVTGEIMRDEFGSPILVSVRQRKGSECHKAAVVGDTVGDPLKDTSGPALNILMKLMAIISLVFADFFMSINNGQGYFNIPRRVF; from the exons ATGTTCggccgcgtcggtggcggcaTCTACACCAAGGctgccgacgtcggcgcagACCTCGCCGGTAaggtcgtcgcgggcatccccgaggacgacccgaGGAACCCCGCCACCATCGCCGACAACGTCGGTGACAacgtcggtgacgtcgccggtATGGGCTCCGATCTCTTTGGCTCGTTTGGCGAGgccacctgcgccgcgcttgtcatcgccgcgcagtcGCACGACCTCGTCTCCGCGGGCTGGGACACGCTGATCTTCCCGCTCTACATCTCTTCCGTTGGTATCCTCGTGTGCATCGCGACGTCCTTCGTCGCGACCGACTTCAGGCCGGTGCGATCCGAGGCTTCCATCGAGGAGGTTCTCAAGACGCAGCTCACTCTGTCCACCGTCGGCATGACA TGCGTCACCATGGGTCCCATGTCCGCGTTCTGCTGCATCGCGGCCGGATTGTGGGGTGGCCTCATCATCGGCTTTGTCACCGAGTACTACACCTCGCACTCCTACTCACCCGTGCGCGAGGTGGCCAGGTCAACCGAGACGGGCGCCGCCACCAACATCATCTacggcctcgcgctcggctaCAAGTCCACCATCATCCCCGTGGGTATCCTCGCCGGTatcgtcttcgtcgcgttCTCTCTCATGGACATGTACGGCGTggctctcgccgcgctcggcatgTTGGGCACGCTCTCCACGTGCCTCGCCATCGACGTCTACGGCCCCATCTGCGACAACGCCGGCGGTATCGCCGAGATGGCCGAGCTCCCCGAGGCTGTCCGCGAGAAGACCGAcgctctcgacgccgcgggcaacaccaccgccgccatcggcaaGGGTTTCGCCATcggctccgcggcgctcgtctcgctcgcgctcaccgccgcgtttgtCACCCGcaccgaggtgctcgagaaCGGCGTGAACCTGCTGAACCCCACGGTgttcgcgttcctcctcgtcggttCGATGCTTCCGTACTGGTTCTCCGCCATGACCATGAAGTCGgtcggcatcgccgcgatggagatGGTCAAGGAGGTGAAGCGCCAGTTCGACACCATCCCGGGTCTCCTCGAGGGTACCCCCGGCCACGCACCCCCCGATCACGCCAGGTGCATCAAGATctccaccgacgcgtccctcCGCGAGATGGTCCCGCCCGCCATCCTGGTCATGACCGCGCCCATTCTCACCGGGATGTTCTTTGGCGTCGAGGCTGTCGTCGgtctcctcgcgggcggcatgGCCTCGGGCGTCCAGCTGGCCATCTCCGCGTCcaacaccggcggcgcgtgggacAACGCCAAGAAGTACGTCGAGAAGGGTGGCCTGTACATCGACATGCCCAAGCGCGACGAGGTGACGGGTGAGATCATGCGCGACGAGTTTGGGTCGCCGATTCTCGTCTCGGTTCGCCAGCGCAAGGGCTCCGAGTGCCACAAGGCTGCCGTCGTGGGCGATACCGTGGGCGATCCCCTCAAGGATACCTCCGGCCCCGCGCTCAACATCCTCATGAAACTCATGGCGATCATCTCCCTCGTCTTTGCCGACTTTTTCATGTCCATTAACAATGGACAGGGATACTTTAACATCCCCCGGAGGGTCTTCTGA
- a CDS encoding predicted protein (bHLH domain containing protein) — MDDHPGGLAPLFDDAGKDRTYTDTELQELLSFVENMDNATSADELAGGLNHVGLGLAPANAGLSHPVPHAPVLPMRFNEQGISLQFQPGPTSARGRGRGGRGGGRGAAPAVGNFEAPMSASPAIEDDGSQRVSHGASEKQRRDRINAMIDELRMLVPGQAGGGEGRRSKYIVLQDTINMIAALKAKCQAQERELVALRAAGASEGASGGVQTQDQQQQMMMLMGQDGQGLDPVREESIRNPANGTNSTLNSGQTISVAVEMGEEICYVKIKAPDRQGLLQDILNALHALPMTVQRAVVTTDSENGVVFVTDIFELKINTAIPVEQRISPEDVKTHIHQSMHASFLAYENPELYARKRKGTQGGVSGSDSGGSGIGSGVRAAG, encoded by the exons ATGGACGACCACCCCGGCGGGCTGGCGCCCCTGTTCGACGATGCGGGCAAGGATCGAACGTACACGGACACTGAGCTCCAGGAGCTTCTCAGCTTCGTGGAAAACATGGacaacgcgacgagcgcggacgaAC TCGCTGGTGGGCTGAATCatgtcggcctcggcctggCTCCGGCAAACGCCGGCCTGAGCCACCCGGTTCCCCACGCCCCCGTCCTTCCCATGCGGTTCAACGAGCAGGGAATCAGCCTGCAGTTTCAACCCGGAcccacgtcggcgcgcggacgcggccggggcgggcgcggcggtggtcgcggcgccgcccccgcggtcggCAACTTCGAGGCACCCATGTCTgcgtcgcccgcgatcgAAGACGACGGCTCGCAGCGGGTGAGCCACGGTGCGAGCGAGAAgcagcggcgcgatcggATCAATGCGATGATCGATGAACTCCGGATGCTGGTCCCGGGTCAGGCGGGTGGAGGGGAGGGGAGGCGGAGCAAGTACATCGTGCTGCAGGACACGATTAAcatgatcgccgcgctgaagGCGAAGTGCCAGGCGCaagagcgcgagctcgtcgcgctgagggccgccggcgcctccgagGGGGCCTCGGGTGGGGTGCAAACGCAGGACCAGCAACAGCAGATGATGATGCTGATGGGGCAGGATGGGCAGGGTTTGGACCCGGTGCGCGAGGAATCGATCCGAAACCCCGCAAACGGGACGAATTCAACGCTCAACAGCGGGCAGACGATCAGCGTGGCGGTCGAGATGGGCGAGGAGATTTGCTACGTGAAGATCAAGGCTCCCGACCGCCAGGGCTTGCTGCAGGACATCCTCAACGCGCTGCACGCGCTGCCGATGACAGTTCAACGCGCTGTGGTCACCACGGACAGCGAGAACGGCGTGGTGTTTGTCACCGACATCTTCGAGCTCAAGATCAACACCGCCATCCCGGTCGAGCAGCGCATCTCACCGGAAGATGTCAAGACGCACATACACCAGTCGATGCACGCGTCTTTCCTCGCGTACGAGAACCCCGAGCTGTATGCGCGGAAGCGAAAAGGAACGCAGGGCGGGGTGTCCGGTTCGGATTCCGGAGGCTCCGGGATCGGCTCGGGGGTCAGAGCGGCCGGCTGA
- a CDS encoding predicted protein: MADAGEAEADSYQKLRQIYRDIQAGAKAFLAAEYRMCLAFLAVFGVAMIFFIGTLTAFSFFVGGITSMVSGYIGMMIAVFTNARCT; this comes from the exons ATGGCCGACGCTGgtgaggccgaggccgactCGTACCAGAAGCTCCGTCAGATCTACCGCGACATCCAGGCCGGCGCGAAGGCTTTCCTGGCGGCGGAGTACAGGATGTGCCTCGCCTTCCTCGCAgtcttcggcgtcgcgatgatcttcttc ATCGGCACTCTCaccgccttctccttcttcgtcggcggcatCACCTCCATGGTCAGCGGCTACATCGGAATGATGATCGCCGTGTTCACCAACGCCAGGTGCACC
- a CDS encoding predicted protein, with protein sequence MSSTWNKLVNLVIRPPRAQYDPNEHLPGPRFRIAGVTHVRRDIDLAGADGLTLKCSHYEPEVRGNDPLPCVIYLHGNSGSRCDATEAIRLLLPARITVFAVDLGGSGMSEGEYVTLGVRETKDVECIVNHLRDQGLTSKIGLWGTSMGAVTAIMYANRDPSIAGVVLDSPFSSLPKLMLELVAQFTKGSRVGVPKMAARMALSFVRSSVKSRAKFDINDLDLRKVAPSTFCPALFAHGKDDDFIPPHHSETLHELYAGDKNYIAIDGDHNSPRPAFFFDSTVIFFCNVLDPPPTS encoded by the coding sequence atgtcgtcgacgtggaacaagctcgtcaacctcgtcatccgcccgcctcgcgcgcagTACGACCCGAACGAGCACCTCCCCGGGCCGAGATTCCGCATCGCCGGGGTCACTCACGTTCGACGCGACATCGACCTGGCGGGAGCCGACGGGCTGACGCTCAAGTGCAGCCACTACGAGCCCGAGGTGAGGGGCAATGACCCGCTGCCGTGCGTTATCTATCTCCACGGCAACTCGGGGTCCCGATGTGACGCCACGGAGGCCATACGTCtgctcctccccgcgcgcatcACCGTGTTCGCGGTGGACCTCGGGGGATCCGGCATGAGCGAGGGGGAATACGTGACGCTCGGCGTCCGGGAGACGAAGGACGTCGAGTGCATCGTCAACCACCTCAGGGACCAGGGGTTGACCTCCAAGATCGGCCTCTGGGGTACCAGCatgggcgcggtgaccgccaTCATGTACGCGAACCGCGACCCCtccatcgccggcgtcgtcctcgactcGCCGTTTTCTTCGCTGCCCAAGCTcatgctcgagctcgtcgcgcagtTCACCAAGGGCAGCCGCGTGGGCGTGCCCAAGATGGCCGCGCGAATGGCGCTCTCCTTCGTCAGATCTTCCGTCAAATCGAGGGCCAAGTTCGACATCAACGACCTGGACCTGAGAAAGGTGGCGCCGTCCACGTTTTGCCcggcgctcttcgcgcaCGGCAAAGACGACGACTTCATACCGCCGCACCACAGCGAGACGCTGCACGAGCTGTACGCCGGGGATAAGAACTACATagccatcgacggcgaccacAACTCGCCGAGACCGGCGTTCTTCTTCGACAGCACGGTGATTTTCTTTTGCAACGTGctggacccgccgccgacgagc
- a CDS encoding predicted protein: MLRTMLSICLPVLKFSARALGLTKTEMDPNARTIEDPVRARPDFTPILTLLHLRSTRSPRPLSCTLCPLLRNAC, encoded by the coding sequence ATGCTGAGAACTATGCTGTCCATATGCCTTCCGGTCCTCAAGTTTTCCGCGCGAGCTCTCGGGCTCACCAAGACTGAGATGGACCCGAACGCGAGGACCATCGAGGATCCGgtgcgcgcccgccccgatTTCACCCCGATACTGACGCTCCTCCACCTGCGAAGCACCCGCTCCCCTCGTCCCCTCTCGTGCACGCTCTGCCCCTTGCTCCGTAACGCATGCTGA
- a CDS encoding predicted protein encodes MDDRSRETAVDVVRRCREAGIELDPVLAAYHCAALRYQGVPWDDAFTQTAAERIVAPRSRLAVDTMAMQVAADEIRATMTAAIAADRRDREERAAAYEREVLTVAASFPRMTQREQADFMEHMWKNVFFRYVCVKGGMESALGINDEVGREETFAAFKSVFPKHETTRFLTQTAPEISAQLRELASIVLGIRVFNRRMEELSRGGNGPSPSGSVPDPAPGYLNLGAKMREDLAGRAHSAARLCAQYRCVSSHQSLRRDPGDELLTRLADENNNRVAYWSIIRALIEDNAEGIERVDELTRRVHDGCEEVRELIEDAEGLTEGLGGGVRRDELYPILQSVGANHSALLDEAAAQEVIHAVSARMTDFSKPFETSLTNELLHEGIRVEKMAKERYGPHAVVGVPKVDDAKDVPKTVVEPHLSRKLGESGAEITHGGVTTLEYGGYDVFALCKRRGLALPASMSAPDTAVVFQGKTYGFADEYAAKQFASQPAKYVRAMHATLFRMPELVRITHPSGEATARAFPNLDVAKLAAGMSVPSPTEFGTQTDTHPVERHVDKDYEWNEWALRRRALHAANLLRKATHGSQTHSSHFRRENTTQVWLPKRNETQTVVTKGTTMPQKKRYIGGMRGAPDVKLNVVNVELDLGQPYEH; translated from the coding sequence atggacgaccGGTCTCGTGAGACGGCTGTGGACGTCGTGCGCCGATGCCGCGAGGCGGGCATCGAGCTCGatcccgtcctcgccgcgtaccACTGCGCGGCGCTCAGATACCAGGGCGTGCCGTGGGACGACGCGTTCACGCAGAcggccgccgagcgcatcgtcgcgcccaGGTCCAGGCTCGCGGTGGACACGATGGCCATgcaggtcgccgcggacgagatccgcgcgacgatgaccgccgcgatcgccgcggatcgccgcgaccgtgaggaacgcgccgccgcgtacgagcgcgaggtcctcaccgtcgccgcgtccttccCCCGCATGACGCAGCGCGAGCAGGCTGACTTCATGGAGCATATGTGGAAAAACGTCTTCTTCCGGTACGTGTGCGTCAAAGGGGGGATGGAGAGCGCTCTGGGGATCAACGACGAGGTGGGACGGGAGGAAACGTTCGCGGCTTTCAAGTCGGTGTTTCCAAAGCACGAGACGACGCGGTTCCTGACCCAGACGGCGCCGGAGATCAGCGCGcagcttcgcgagctcgcgtccatcgtgcTGGGCATCCGAGTGTTCAACCGACGGATGGAGGAACTCTCGCGGGGGGGGAACGGGCCGTCGCCCAGCGGCTCAGTcccggacccggcgccggggtacttgaacctcggcgcgaagatgcgagaggacctcgcgggcagggcgcactcggcggcgaggctgtgCGCGCAGTACCGTTGCGTCTCGTCGCATCAATCGCTTCGAAGGGACCCCGGGGATGAGTTGCTCACgcggctcgccgacgagaacAACAACCGCGTCGCGTACTGGTCCATCATCCGCGCCCTCATCGAGGACAACGCGGAGGGTAtcgagcgcgtggacgagctGACGCGGAGGGTGCACGACGGGTGCGAGGAGGTTCGCGAGCTGATCGAAGACGCGGAGGGTTTAACCGAGGGTttaggcggcggcgtacgaaGGGACGAGTTGTACCCGATCCTGCAGTCGGTGGGTGCGAACCACTCCGCGCTGTtagacgaggcggcggctcaGGAGGTAATCcacgcggtgagcgcgcgcaTGACGGACTTTTCGAAACCCTTCGAGACGTCGCTCACGAACGAGCTCCTCCACGAGGGCATCCGGGTCGAGAAGATGGCGAAGGAGCGGTACGGgccgcacgccgtcgtcggggttCCAAAGGTGGACGATGCCAAGGACGTCCCTAAGACGGTCGTGGAGCCGCACTTGAGTCGTAAGCTCGGCGAGTCCGGCGCGGAGATCACGCACGGAGGCGTGACCACCTTGGAGTACGGGGGATACGACGTCTTCGCGCTGTGCAAACGACGCGGCTTGGCGCTgcccgcgtcgatgtcggcgcCCGACACCGCGGTTGTTTTCCAGGGCAAGACGTACGGATTCGCGGACGAATACGCCGCCAAGCAGTTCGCGTCGCAGCCGGCAAAGTACGTGCGCGCGATGCACGCGACGCTGTTTCGCATGCCGGAGCTGGTGCGGATCACCCACCCCTcgggggaggcgacggcgagggcgtttCCGAATTTGGACGTCGCCAAGCTGGCGGCTGGGATGTCCGTGCCGTCGCCCACGGAGTTTGGCACGCAGACGGACACGCACCCGGTGGAGCGTCACGTCGATAAGGACTACGAGTGGAACGAGTGGGCgctgcggcgacgggcgctgCACGCGGCCAACTTACTTCGCAAGGCGACGCACGGCTCGCAGACGCACTCGAGTCACTTCAGGCGGGAGAACACCACTCAGGTTTGGCTCCCGAAGAGGAACGAGACGCAGACGGTGGTGACCAAGgggacgacgatgccgcAGAAGAAGAGGTACATCGGCGGCAtgaggggcgcgccggacgtcaAGCTCAACGTGGTCAACGTGGAGCTGGACCTCGGCCAACCGTACGAGCACTAG
- a CDS encoding predicted protein codes for MLIPKKNRKEVYKYLFREGVIYAKKDFNLPAHPEIKEVPNLQVIKLMQSFTSKELVKEQFSWRYYYWYLTNEGIEYLREYLNLSADVVPNTLKKSTRPPTRPMADERAPRGDRGPRGGREGYRSERPGGFGRGGDKAGPGGNFNPQF; via the exons ATGCTTATTCCCAAGAAGAACCGCAAGGAGGTGTACAAGTACCTCTTCCGTG AGGGCGTCATCTACGCCAAGAAGGACTTCAACCTCCCCGCTCACCCCGAGATCAAGGAGGTCCCCAACCTTCAG GTGATCAAGCTGATGCAGTCCTTCACCTCCAAGGAGCTCGTCAAGGAGCAGTTCTCCTGGAGGTACTACTACTGGTACCTCACCAACGAGGGCATCGAGTACCTCCGCGAGTACCTCAACCTCTCTGCGGATGTCGTCCCCAACACGCTGAAGAAGTCTACCCGCCCCCCCACCCGCCCCAtggcggacgagcgcgcgccccgcggcgaccgcggtccccgcggcggccgcgagggctACCGCTCcgagcgccccggcggcttcggccgcggcggcgacaaggCGGGCCCCGGCGGTAACTTCAACCCCCAGTTT
- a CDS encoding predicted protein, with translation EEALIKKRLLTQTTTARPGADPPVKKLTKKYVAYVNALAEDDANGDGADAERAREAWLKEIALYEFNMGRYRAVASANAREMEQYASASAAVDGEVRGTKDEIAELKTDLDGARLDRQHKEEYEALRRLCTQFPSRSDTTARLASLEAEIAELETESEATASKLDLRKKQFALLLHLVNELQGELAEE, from the coding sequence gaggaggcgctcatTAAGAAACGCCTCCTCACGCAGACCACCACCGCGAGACCCGGCGCTGACCCGCCCGTCAAGAAGCTTACCAAGAAGTACGTCGCCTACGtcaacgcgctcgccgaggacgacgcgaacggggacggcgccgacgccgagcgtgCGAGGGAGGCTTGGCTCAAGGAGATCGCGCTGTACGAGTTCAACATGGGGCGAtaccgcgcggtcgcgtcggcgaacgcgcgggagaTGGAGCAgtacgcgagcgcgagcgccgcggtggacggcgaggtgcgcggcaCCAAGGATGAGATCGCGGAGCTCAAGAcggacctcgacggcgcccggcTCGACCGACAGCACAAGGAGGAGTACGAGGCCCTGCGCCGGTTGTGCACGCAATTCCCGAGCAGGTCGGACACCACCGCGCGgctggcgtcgctcgaggcggagatcgCCGAGCTGGAGACGGAgtcggaggcgacggcgtccaagCTCGATCTTCGCAAGAAGCAATTCGCGCTGCTCCTGCACCTGGTGAACGAGTTGCAAggggagctcgcggaggag
- a CDS encoding phosphoglucomutase/phosphomannomutase family protein (Has PGM_PMM_I and II domains; expressed), whose protein sequence is MVTTQFIPHATAAEDGTPVLVTTTTPAILKKLQNGSDVRGVALEGVPGEPVTLNEEAAYLIGAAFVDWLADKKGKKPSELSIAVGRDPRLSGPALANAMFAGFGSKDVGRVVDMGIATTPACFMATVTPGVAYDAGIMLTASHLPFNRNGAKFFTSDGGLDKADIKRICEDAAAACQAAPDGHAIPLDGDDAVESVPFLEDYAAQLRDLIKKGANHPTAYDEPLTGMKIIVDAGNGSGGFFAKSVLEPLGADVYGSQFLDPDGKFPNHSPNPEDAEAMDSAVEATVKAKADLGVIFDTDVDRSAVIDGDGNPINRNKLIALLAAIILDEHPGSTVVTDSVTSDGLAEFIEGKGGKHVRYMRGYKNVINEGVRRDKAGEPCHLMIETSGHGAMKENYCLDDGAYIAVKIIIEAVRRRLSGGKGISDLLSELREPLEEKEVRLKITCDDFKAYGGDVLEQLKEAVGSMKGYTPVDVNYEGYRVNRDEGDGKRGWFLLRQSLHDPVMVLNFESEIPGGVDAMAKDVVAWLKEKDFASLDASAVYAILDK, encoded by the coding sequence ATGGTGACGACTCAGTTCATCCCacacgccaccgcggccgaggacgggacccccgtcctcgtcaccaccaccacccCCGCGATACTGAAGAAGCTTCAGAACGGAtccgacgttcgcggcgtcgccctggaGGGCGTCCCGGGCGAGCCCGTGACGCTCAACGAGGAGGCCGCGTacctcatcggcgccgccttcgtGGACTGGCTCGCGGACAAGAAGGGTAAGAAACCCTCGGAGCTGTCCATCGCCGTGGGCCGGGACCCGAGGCTCAGCggacccgcgctcgccaacgccATGTTCGCGGGGTTCGGTTCCAAGGACGTCGGCCGAGTCGTGGACATGGGCATCGCGACCACGCCCGCGTGTTTCATGGCCACCGTGACGCCGGGCGTGGCATACGACGCGGGAATCatgctcaccgcgtcgcaccTCCCCTTCAACCGCAACGGAGCCAAGTTCTTCacctccgacggcggcctGGACAAGGCAGACATCAAGCGCATctgcgaggacgcggcggcggcttgccaagccgcgcccgacggccACGCCATCCcgctggacggcgacgacgccgtggaaTCCGTACCTTTCCTCGAGGACTACGCCGCCCAGCTCCGCGATCTCATCAAGAAGGGCGCGAACCACCCCACCGCGTACGACGAGCCCCTCACCGGGATGAAgatcatcgtcgacgccggcaacGGCAGCGGCGGGTTCTTCGCGAAGAGCGTGCTGGAGCCgctgggcgccgacgtctACGGCTCGCAGTTCCTCGACCCGGACGGTAAGTTTCCGAACCACAGCCCCAATCCCGAGGATGCGGAGGCCATGGAcagcgcggtggaggcgacgGTGAAGGCGAAGGCTGACCTGGGCGTCATCTTTGACACGGACGTCGATCGCTCCGCGGTGATTGACGGAGACGGGAATCCGATCAACCGGAACAAGCtcatcgcgctcctcgcggcgatcatcctcgacgagcacCCGGGGAGCACGGTGGTGACGGACAGCGTCACTTCGGATGGACTCGCCGAGTTCATCGAGGGCAAGGGTGGCAAGCACGTGCGGTACATGCGCGGTTACAAGAACGTCATCAACGAGGGCGTGCGAAGGGACAAGGCGGGCGAGCCGTGCCACCTCATGATTGAGACGTCGGGTCACGGCGCGATGAAGGAGAACTActgcctcgacgacggcgcgtacATCGCTGTCAAGATCATCATCGAGGCGGTTCGTCGCAGGCTGAGCGGCGGGAAGGGCATCTCCGACCTGCTCTCCGAGCTGCGAGAGCCcctcgaggagaaggaggtgcGGCTGAAGATCACCTGCGACGACTTCAAGgcgtacggcggcgacgtcctcgagcagctcaaggaggCGGTGGGCTCCATGAAGGGGTACACTCCCGTCGACGTCAACTATGAGGGGTATCGCGTGAACAGGGACGAAGGGGACGGGAAGCGGGGTTGGTTCCTGCTGCGGCAGAGCCTGCACGACCCGGTGATGGTGCTCAACTTTGAATCTGAGATTCCGGGCGGAGTCGACGCGATGGCaaaggacgtcgtcgcgtggcTGAAGGAGAAGGACTTCGCGAGCctggacgcctccgcggtgtaCGCCATCCTGGACAAGTGA
- a CDS encoding predicted protein, with amino-acid sequence MRRQAEERRAVVLTNTEKDMLKELSEARKGTWNNTLEAQRKQREAAKAQRLEDEEEAKCVLDREEASIRATQRQAQIMRANKMLYDQTDRVKSFNSSLLLSDVLQERDLQIDLKKRVEEVRDRHEAAFVKEQEKAWEVADYAEAAKASERKQAAMQQRDAQLLQIEQFKEQILAEMREDRRDGELIRRRAAEEEEEERLRELRRREEAMRGAMETAKANAALKEYKAGEAAAEAAMDRKIEQFARAKERMDAARRVHAEAKNREKAAVRDAMVARMEADLIARQKKAVEAEDNAAERAEAEREAAEALKAAERLEDLRVIELSRQQQLAIKAAEREREREREELFVRQWAQRNEQLQREEEEEKLETFARNKRLQQAHVRQIARKIKKANAERELDLRASLAATRRLEEEDELFDHYARVCMDEWESRGKSLRPMMVELGKFDPNRVT; translated from the coding sequence ATGCGCAGGCAGGCCGAGGAGCGTCGCGCAGTCGTCTTAACCAACACCGAGAAGGATATGCTTAAAGAACTCAGCGAGGCTCGCAAGGGCACCTGGAACAACACCCTCGAGGCGCAGCGGAAGCAGCGagaggcggccaaggcgcagaggctcgaggatgaggaggaggccaagtgCGTCCTGGACCGCGAGGAGGCTTCCATCCGCGCGACGCAGAGGCAGGCGCAGATCATGCGCGCGAACAAAATGCTCTATGACCAAACCGACAGGGTCAAATCCTTCAACTCCTCGCTCCTGCTCTCCGACGTCCTGCAAGAGAGGGACCTCCAGATCGACCTCAAAaaacgcgtcgaggaggtccgcGACCGGCACGAAGCCGCGTTCGTTAAAGAGCAAGAGAAGGCGTGGGAGGTTGCCGActacgcggaggcggccaaggcgagcGAACGGAAACAGGCCGCGATGCAGCAGAGGGACGCGCAGCTCCTCCAGATCGAACAGTTCAAGGAGCAGATCCTCGCTGAGATGCGCGaagatcgtcgcgacggcgagctcatccgaaggcgcgccgccgaggaggaggaggaggagcgcctgagggagctgcggcggcgcgaggaggcgatgcgcggcgcgatggagacCGCCAAGGCtaacgcggcgctcaaggagtacaaggctggcgaggctgcggcggaggcggcgatggaccgcAAGATTGAGCAGTTTGCGCGCGCCAAGGAGCGaatggacgccgcgaggagggtaCACGCGGAGGCAAAGAACagggagaaggcggcggtgcgcgacgcgatggtgGCGCGCATGGAGGCTGACCTCATCGCGCGGCAGAagaaggcggtggaggcggaggataacgcggcggaacgcgcggaggctgagcgcgaagccgcggaggcgctgaaGGCTGCCGAGCGCCTGGAGGACCTGCGCGTCATCGAGCTCTCGCGCCAACAGCAGCTCGCGATCAAGGctgcggagcgcgagcgcgagcgcgagcgcgaggagctcttcGTGCGGCAATGGGCGCAGCGCAACGAGCAgctgcagcgcgaggaggaggaggagaagctgGAGACGTTCGCGAGGAACAAGCGGCTGCAGCAGGCGCACGTCCGCCAAATCGCGAGAAAGATCAAAAAGGCgaacgcggagcgcgagctggacCTGCGGGCgtcgctggcggcgacgaggcgtctggaggaggaggacgaactGTTCGATCACTACGCGCGCGTGTGCATGGACGAGTGGGAGAGCAGGGGAAAGAGCCTCCGGCCGATGATGGTGGAGCTCGGCAAGTTCGACCCGAATCGTGTCACTTGa